A region from the Halanaeroarchaeum sulfurireducens genome encodes:
- a CDS encoding exodeoxyribonuclease VII small subunit, with the protein MANDPEIGERLERVEEIIEQLDADECSLDEGEVLYDEGHQLLAEVRDTLSGDPGKVTELE; encoded by the coding sequence ATGGCGAACGATCCCGAAATCGGAGAGCGATTAGAACGGGTAGAAGAGATCATCGAACAGCTTGATGCGGACGAATGTAGTCTCGATGAAGGTGAGGTCCTCTACGACGAGGGGCACCAACTTCTTGCGGAGGTTCGTGACACTCTCAGTGGCGATCCTGGCAAGGTCACGGAACTCGAATAG
- the xseA gene encoding exodeoxyribonuclease VII large subunit, whose amino-acid sequence MADSSGTDQTPDAPSAADVLTVTELNERIAAFVKEMPALHGVRCIGEVTDLHQNSTALYFTLTDGDAELPCMLWANRYRNMDIELEDGTEVILEGDIDYWVEGGKIDLKPWEIIVVGDGDQAAAVERLHAELDDRGWFDEDHKQSPPRFPDRVGVVTSLRGDARDDIQNAIHNQDPTVDILVKDATVQGPDAPTSLANGIHHLDRSEDVDAIIVGRGGGSDSNLQAFNTERVSEAIFTANTPVVTAIGHTADRLIGDHVADVAAITPTAAGEYVAESHEEFISSTLDPLSQELDTAFETFEQAHEHEKELEQAVETATELEGMAPIYYKIALVILVLLLLVITALWLGVI is encoded by the coding sequence ATGGCGGACTCTTCGGGCACTGATCAAACACCAGATGCGCCCTCCGCGGCAGACGTACTCACCGTAACAGAGCTGAACGAACGGATCGCCGCGTTTGTCAAAGAAATGCCTGCCCTCCACGGTGTCCGCTGTATCGGGGAGGTCACTGACCTACACCAGAACAGTACCGCCCTCTACTTCACCCTCACCGACGGCGACGCCGAACTCCCCTGTATGCTCTGGGCGAACCGCTACCGGAACATGGACATCGAACTCGAAGACGGAACCGAGGTCATCCTCGAAGGCGATATCGACTACTGGGTCGAAGGTGGGAAAATCGACCTTAAGCCCTGGGAGATCATCGTCGTTGGCGACGGCGACCAGGCAGCCGCAGTTGAGCGACTCCACGCCGAACTCGACGATCGGGGCTGGTTCGATGAAGACCACAAACAATCCCCACCGCGGTTTCCAGACCGAGTTGGGGTCGTCACTTCGCTTCGGGGTGATGCACGGGACGATATCCAAAATGCGATCCACAATCAGGACCCCACAGTCGACATCCTGGTGAAAGACGCGACTGTCCAGGGGCCGGACGCCCCGACCTCCCTTGCGAACGGTATCCATCACCTCGATCGGTCGGAAGACGTCGACGCCATCATCGTCGGTCGCGGTGGGGGCAGCGATTCGAACCTGCAGGCGTTCAATACGGAGCGTGTTTCCGAGGCCATCTTCACCGCGAATACGCCCGTCGTGACCGCGATTGGCCATACTGCAGATCGACTCATTGGGGATCACGTCGCTGACGTCGCAGCGATCACGCCGACGGCAGCGGGAGAGTACGTCGCCGAATCGCACGAGGAGTTCATCTCAAGTACGCTTGACCCACTTAGCCAAGAGCTTGACACGGCTTTCGAAACGTTCGAACAGGCGCATGAACACGAGAAAGAGTTAGAGCAAGCGGTTGAGACAGCGACTGAACTCGAGGGAATGGCTCCGATTTACTACAAAATCGCCCTCGTGATTCTGGTTCTCCTGCTCCTCGTCATCACAGCACTCTGGCTTGGGGTGATCTGA